The Candidatus Hinthialibacter antarcticus genome has a segment encoding these proteins:
- the rpsF gene encoding 30S ribosomal protein S6, which translates to MTEALSRLYEILYIIDASLPETDIKAAEEEVKKTIANSGGKITKENIWGKRQLAYPIKKKTQGFYVDLEFQATPATPVELRELFHTRTSILRNMIMQVPKAKLIQEKRDADRLQRQKDKAEKERLAAKAAEEAAAQKAAEQEAEAAAAAAAAPATEEEPVEAAPTAEAAPVAPESAPAPAPVETAPAPAEAAPVAPESAPAPAPVETAPAPAEAAPVATEPAPAPAPVETAPAPDAATEEPKTSE; encoded by the coding sequence ATGACTGAAGCATTATCGCGTCTGTATGAGATTTTGTATATCATCGACGCCAGCCTGCCCGAAACCGATATTAAAGCAGCCGAAGAAGAAGTCAAAAAGACGATTGCGAATAGCGGCGGCAAGATTACCAAAGAAAATATCTGGGGCAAACGGCAACTCGCTTATCCAATCAAAAAGAAAACGCAGGGCTTTTACGTCGATCTCGAATTCCAAGCCACGCCGGCGACCCCGGTTGAACTGCGTGAACTGTTTCATACGCGTACATCAATTTTGCGCAACATGATTATGCAGGTTCCTAAAGCAAAATTGATTCAAGAAAAACGCGACGCCGACCGTTTGCAACGGCAAAAAGATAAAGCGGAAAAAGAACGCTTGGCCGCTAAAGCAGCCGAAGAAGCCGCTGCTCAAAAGGCCGCAGAGCAAGAAGCCGAAGCCGCTGCTGCAGCCGCTGCTGCTCCTGCAACGGAAGAAGAGCCTGTTGAAGCAGCGCCCACAGCCGAAGCGGCTCCGGTCGCGCCTGAATCAGCGCCTGCGCCCGCTCCGGTCGAAACAGCGCCAGCGCCAGCCGAAGCGGCTCCGGTCGCGCCTGAATCAGCGCCTGCGCCCGCTCCGGTCGAAACAGCGCCAGCGCCAGCCGAAGCGGCTCCTGTAGCGACTGAACCAGCGCCTGCACCTGCTCCGGTCGAAACAGCGCCAGCG
- a CDS encoding sodium-translocating pyrophosphatase, whose protein sequence is MDMVIIVSGIASIVALGFVWVLAQGVIKMDPGNQQMQDISAMIQEGARAFLKREYLWVFSFVLVIAVLFSIIPMFNTEVALGWRTALAFVLGSSMSALAGYIGMSIATKANCRTCNAAMTGGLRAALGVAVSGGAVMGLSVASLGLLGIAIVYYLSGGDSVIVNGYAMGASLMALFARSGGGIYTKGADMGADLVGKVEAGIPEDDPRNPAVIADNVGDNVGDVAGLGADLFESYCASIIASVAIAAQISLIADANTKPGLIALTAIPFSIAVIGLLSSIIGIFYVKMFGSNKPQSALMMGTYIAGLITIIGTGILVSIIGTEWTGVSGVTYAKLAPFYTSVIGVVTGMIIGFMSEYYTSTDYSPVKRLAENSQSGPALTVTDGIAIGMESTAIPVIVLALAVLGSFWLGGFYGVAMAALGMLATTGMVVAVDSYGPIADNAGGIAEMAGLDPEVRKITDNLDSVGNTTAAIGKGFAIGSAAFAAIGLISAFLISAGLEQAEVSLINVKVLAGLMLGGMLPYYFSAQLFRAVTKAAYKMIEEVRRQMREIPGLMEGTGKPDSARCVAISTQGAINGMLLPGLMAIVVPPIIGFGLGPEALAGVLIGTLVSGLVLGIQCANSGGAMDNAKKYIEEGHFGGKGSDTHKAAVVGDTVGDPLKDTVGPSINILIKLMAVISLVLAPLMI, encoded by the coding sequence ATGGATATGGTCATTATCGTCAGTGGAATCGCATCAATTGTTGCGCTGGGTTTTGTTTGGGTGCTAGCGCAAGGCGTGATTAAAATGGATCCGGGCAACCAGCAGATGCAAGACATCTCAGCCATGATTCAAGAGGGCGCCCGCGCCTTTTTAAAAAGAGAATACCTGTGGGTGTTTTCTTTTGTGTTGGTCATTGCCGTCCTGTTTTCAATTATTCCCATGTTTAACACAGAGGTCGCATTGGGTTGGCGGACGGCCTTGGCTTTCGTGCTTGGTTCGAGCATGTCGGCCCTGGCAGGCTACATTGGCATGTCGATCGCGACCAAAGCCAATTGCCGCACTTGTAATGCGGCGATGACCGGCGGCCTCAGGGCGGCCTTAGGCGTTGCGGTTTCCGGCGGCGCAGTCATGGGGCTTTCGGTGGCCAGCCTTGGTTTACTGGGCATCGCCATCGTCTATTACTTGTCCGGCGGCGACTCCGTAATCGTTAATGGATACGCCATGGGCGCCAGTTTGATGGCTCTCTTCGCCCGTAGCGGCGGCGGCATCTACACCAAAGGCGCTGACATGGGCGCTGACCTCGTCGGTAAAGTCGAAGCCGGCATCCCCGAAGACGATCCGCGCAACCCGGCTGTTATCGCTGATAACGTCGGCGACAACGTCGGTGACGTCGCGGGTCTGGGCGCTGACTTGTTTGAATCCTATTGCGCTTCGATTATCGCGTCAGTCGCGATTGCAGCGCAAATCAGTTTGATTGCAGACGCGAACACAAAACCCGGCTTAATTGCCCTGACCGCTATTCCGTTCAGCATTGCCGTCATCGGTTTGCTTTCTTCGATTATCGGCATCTTCTACGTGAAAATGTTTGGCTCCAACAAACCCCAAAGCGCGTTGATGATGGGTACTTACATCGCCGGTCTCATCACCATTATCGGTACGGGCATCCTCGTCTCCATTATTGGAACCGAATGGACCGGCGTTAGCGGTGTTACTTATGCGAAACTCGCTCCATTTTACACTTCCGTTATCGGTGTCGTTACCGGTATGATTATCGGCTTTATGAGTGAGTATTACACATCGACCGATTATAGCCCCGTCAAAAGATTGGCTGAAAATTCCCAAAGCGGCCCCGCATTGACCGTAACTGACGGTATTGCGATCGGCATGGAAAGTACCGCGATTCCCGTCATTGTTTTGGCATTAGCGGTTCTTGGTTCCTTCTGGTTGGGCGGTTTCTACGGCGTTGCCATGGCGGCGCTGGGTATGCTGGCTACGACAGGTATGGTCGTTGCGGTTGACTCTTACGGCCCCATCGCTGACAACGCAGGCGGTATTGCGGAAATGGCTGGCTTGGACCCGGAAGTTCGTAAAATCACCGATAACTTAGATTCCGTCGGCAACACCACGGCGGCGATTGGAAAAGGCTTCGCGATTGGCTCGGCTGCGTTTGCAGCGATTGGCCTGATCTCAGCCTTCCTGATTTCTGCGGGACTTGAACAAGCGGAAGTCTCCCTGATTAACGTAAAAGTTTTGGCTGGCTTGATGTTAGGCGGCATGTTGCCCTATTACTTCTCGGCGCAATTATTCCGTGCGGTCACCAAAGCGGCTTATAAAATGATCGAAGAAGTCCGTCGTCAGATGCGTGAAATCCCCGGTCTGATGGAAGGCACCGGCAAACCCGATTCCGCTCGTTGCGTTGCGATTAGCACCCAGGGCGCGATCAACGGTATGCTGCTTCCCGGTTTGATGGCGATTGTTGTTCCGCCAATCATCGGCTTTGGCCTTGGGCCAGAAGCATTGGCTGGCGTCTTGATCGGTACGCTGGTCTCTGGTTTGGTGCTGGGCATCCAATGCGCCAACAGCGGCGGCGCGATGGACAACGCCAAAAAGTACATCGAAGAAGGCCACTTCGGCGGTAAAGGTTCCGACACGCACAAAGCGGCGGTCGTGGGCGATACCGTTGGCGATCCATTGAAAGACACCGTCGGCCCTTCAATCAACATTCTCATTAAGTTGATGGCGGTTATTTCGCTGGTCTTGGCCCCATTGATGATCTGA